Within Methanococcus voltae, the genomic segment TAGAAGGTATAGAAGTTTCATTGGTTGATATAGACCTAGATCTTGACGCATAAAAATCATTTATTGCATCTAAAACTATTTTCACATTGCTTTTCGTCTTTGGAAGAACCAATATGTCCTTTGAAGGTAATAATACGGAAGCTCGTATATTATTTTCCCTTGCAACTTCTGTGAGGTATTTATTCAAGTGAAAAACTTCATCGAATAAATCTGTTGTTATTTTTTCTTCAGGGTCACAATATTTCAAACAGCAACCTTCCCTCCAATGACCGATTTTATCCCCTACTTCGTGAACACGTTGTACGTTTATATCATAATGCTCGTGAATTGCCATGACATCATTTTGGCTTAGTCTTAATAAGGGTCTCAAAAAATAAGTATCATAACGTCTTGGGATTTTCGAAAGTTCCATTTTATGATAAAACTCTTTGTCTTCGGAATTTGGGTTTTTTGCTCTTAAATCATCTAAAATTGGTCCTGAGATTTTTTCCAAGGCGGTGTCACCAGTTATTATGATATCAAAGCCGTTTTCATTTGCATATTCTACAGCCCTAATTTTCATTATGTCTTTACATATCCTACAGATACTCTTACCTTTTGCACCGCGGATTTTTTTAGAGAGCTTTTCCGTTATATCGGGGAATATAATAGGTACTTTGTATTTTTTAGCCAACTTTTCAGCTTCGTTTTTTGAAATATCCCAGCTCCAGTTGTGAACGTAATGAATACATAAATCAACATTTATATTTAATTCTTTACATAATGCAAGTGCAGTTGCACTATCTTTGCCCCCACTTAACATTAAAAGAGCTTTTTTATCCAATAAATCGCTATTTTCTAAATTTTTTAGAATATTTGACTTTAATTCATTTAAATCGTGTAAATTTCGTTTTTCAATAGTCCATTGAGTGAATTTTAAGTTTTTAGTATTTAGGGGTTTTCCTGTATTTTCCATTATAATCACGTAAAGTAATAAGTTTATAGTTTTATAATTTTATAATTTTAATAATTGTAAGTTAGTTTTATAATTTAAATCATAGAATATCATTATATTAATACTTAATATTAATATACTAAGTAATATGTTGTTATTTTATCGTAATATATTCATTAAAATTATAATTAACCCATACATATTCCGAAAGATTTATATAGTAGAATACTTAATGGTATATTGCGAGAGATACAATAGCGGATATAGAATTGCTCTATTGGTGTTCTTTTATGTGCAGAGGTGGTTGAGCTTGGTCAAAGGCGTCGGACTTGAAATCCGATGGGGCTTTGCCCCGCAAGGGTTCAAATCCCTTCCTCTGCGTTTTTTTATACAAGATTATATTCATTAATATGAATGTAATGATTAATTACTAACTTGTAAATTGATTTTTTTAAGTGGGCTGATAGCTCAGCCTGGGAGAGTGCCGCATTGGCTATGCGGATGCCGCGGGTTCAAATCCCGCTCAGTCCATTTTTTTATAAGGTTAAACCATTTTAAAATCTTTTGAATTATTTTAAATTAAAATAAGTTAATATTTATATAGTTATATATTCATATTATTCGATATTATATTATTTTGGAGAATATAATTATGTTTAAACTAAAGAAAATAAATAAGAAATATCAAAATATGATTTTTGGACTTTTTATGTCAGTATTAATGGCTTTTGGCATGTCTCTTGTAATGACTGCTTCGGTTTTAGGATTTAATGAAGCTTTATTACGTGCTTGGCCGTCTAAATTTTTAATAGGTATTGTAGTAGCAATCCCCTATTCATTTATTGCAGGACCGATTGCTAAAATAATAACCTCTAAAATCGTTGAAACACCCTCAGAAGACGAATAATCTTTAAAATCCAAAAATATAATAAAATAAACTATAATAAAATAAAAAAATTAAATTAAATTAAATTATAAGTCGTATTTTACAATAAAATAAACATTTACAAGAATTTCATCTATGTCATTCTTGTCTTCAATTTTAGCATATAAATCTTTTTTATCAATTGTATTATCTTCTGACAAAGGAATTGTTTTACAAACGTCAAAGCTTTTAAATAACACATCTACTTCGATATTTTCAGGCAATTGTTCCTTAAAACCTTTTAAAATTTCGAAAAGATTATTTACAACGTTTTTTGCTTGCTCTTTTGTAAAAAACTCCGAATTTTCTGGAATATAAGATATCTCTGTTTTTAATTTTTTATGATCTTCTAATTTTAACCAGTAATCGCCGAATTTAGTGCCTTGAATGGCATAATCCTTTAATTCAAAGCTTCTTGATATTGTATTTTTCATAATTTCCCTTTTATATTTTGTTATTATAAATTTTAGTATGATATCTTCTTTTATTATATATTAGGATATTTTATTATATTTGATTTTAGTTTATTTTAGTTTATTTTAGTTTATTTTAGTTTATTTTATCAATTATTGATTTTCCAAAGTTTCTTTTAAATCATTTGCTTCTTTTAACCATTCTGGAGCTATTGGTTTTTCCGATGCTACCATAACAATTGATTTCCCGTGTAATGTCTGCCTAACACGCATACCCTCAGGGAATACTCGATTCATAAAATCTAACACTTTATCGATGAATTCATCTTTTGCATCGTACACTTTTGTGTTTAACTCAATATCTGAATCAGTTACTACTTCTAATCTTGAAGGTTGGTCGATTACATTTATTTTTTCCAAAAGTTTTGGAGCATATGTTTCATCAATTATAATTAATTTTTTTATAACTTTGTCATCTTCCTTTATTTCTTCGGCTATCTCTGCAATATCCCTTAAACTAATTGCTCTAGAAGTAGACTTAGGCAATGCGCCTATTATAAAATAAGGTTCTTCCAAATTACAAATCATGGTAACTTGTAGTATTGATTTACCCAAAACCAAATCTTCAAGGTTTGTTTGGATTATTCTATCATATATTTCCTTTCCTTCTGGGTCAGTACATTCTACATTTATCTTTGCCATAAATATCCCTTAATTAACTTATTATAATAATAAAATGTGTAATTTAATAATATATTATATAAGATATCCTATTTAAAATAATTTATGAATAAAATCTAATTAAAAATATATTTGAACATATTTGAACATCCGAATATAATAAAAATAAGCTAAAAATAAAAAATAAAAAATAAAAAAGATATTATTGGATTAATCCACTCATTAATTTTCCGATAGATATTACATCTACGCCTTTTCCCAACCCAAATTCGTATTCCACACTTCCAATCACAAGCTTTATTTCACTGTCTAAATCAAATGTTCCGGAATTTTGGATAGCATAGCTATTAATTTTACTATATTGAAAAAACCTAAATTCTTTCTTTTTTCCAGTTAATCCTTGTGCATTCATCATTATTATTCTTGACGGAGTAAATACCAATTCATCACGCAATCCTTTAAATGAACATAATATTTCTTCCCCATCCAATAAAAATTCTTTAAAAAATGGATTTTCATTTCCTTTATTGTCTTTTCCAAAAAAGCCCAATTTTACAACATTTGTCATATGTACCCTCATTTTCATTTTTTTTGAGTATTAATACATTAATTTTAATAAAATGTGGCATTATATATTGTTAATTATACAAGTTTTCTGTTATTCTTTTTATATATTATTTTTCATTTAATTTGGATAGTATATATCTTAAAAAATAAAAATAACTCTTGAAATACAGGATAAATTGGTAAATTTAATCTAAATAAAGTTTAAAATGAAGTTTAAAAAAGGGTGCTCTCAGTATCTGTGTATTCATCATTTTCAAATTGCCATAAACTCATAATCCGATACACTATGATGGCAATATTGACTTCAGTAGAGATGACAATCATCATCGAGCATTTTATTTTTTACATTATTTATTTATTTATTTATTTATTTTTTTTTGAGTTATATTTAAGATACCTGTTATTTTATATAAAACTTAAACATTTATAATATATTTATAATATTTAAAGACATATTTTTAATTATAGCTATCAAAAATAAAATAATTTAAAAATATAATTTAAAATAATATTTGGTGATAATGTGGATAAAATTGATATATTATTAGTTAATGATGATGGAATTCAATCGAATGGACTATTGGAATTAAAAAATTCATTGGAAAGCAATTTTGATGCAAATGTGACTGTTGTAGCTCCTTCAAATCAACAAAGTGGTATCGGAAGAGCTATAAGTTTATTTGAACCCCTTAGGATAACAAAAGTTAAACTTCCAGACTGTACCGAAGGTTTTGCCGTTTCTGGAACGCCTACAGACTGTGTTGTTCTTGGAATATTTAAGATACTTGATAGAATACCAGATTACGTGATATCTGGAATAAATATTGGTGAAAATTTAGGTACTGAAATCACCACTTCCGGAACTTTAGGAGCTGCTTTTGAAGGGGCTCATCACGGTGCTAAGTCAATAGCTTGTTCATTACAGGTTAAAACTGACGATATTAAATTTAATGAGGGTCATGCTCCTGTTGAATTTAAAAATTCAGCTAAAATATTGAGCAATGTGCTTAAAAAATCTATTGACGGTAACGTATTTGATAGCGGATGTGATGTCTTAAACGTGAATGTACCGCATGAAGCAGATGCTCAAACACCTTGGGAAATCACTACACTCGCTAAAAAAATGTATACTACCCATATTGACCAGAGAAAAGACCCTAGAGGCAGAGATTACTACTGGATTGATGGTAGCCCAGTATATGACGAAGAAGAAGGTACGGATGTGCACGCCGTTAGAAATAAAAATAATGTTTCAATTACGCCTCTTACTTTAGATACTACCTTGAAAAATTTAGAATTGTTTAAAAAAGAATATTCTGATAAATTAATTTAAAAATATTTAATTTCTTTTTATTTTTTAATTTTATTTTATTATTTTTATTATTTTTATTATTTTTATTATTTTTATTATTTTTATTATTCTTATTTCACATTATTGTTTTTTTAACTTATTTTGATATTCTCGTTTTTTTCTTTGAATTATCTTATAATATGGCTCGTGAGGAACGTGTAAGAATTTTTTTCTGATATTCTTTATAGAATTTGAAACTCCCATAACTCGTATATTTATTGGATTTCGCTTATAATGGCTTACCATGATTAAGGAAGCTTTTACGTTGTCAACTTGTGTTCTTTCGACTCTTAAAATTCCCATTCCGTTGCTATAGTCAATTAACCAAGGATTAGCAGTAGCACATTCTTTAAATCCACAATACTCAATTATAGAACTTCTAATTATTCCTATGACATCATCATTTGAAAGTTCTTCCTTATGAAGTATTTCAAAAGCCAAATATCTCTTTTTTTCCCTTAATGTAGGGGGCAATGTCTTTAACATGTTTCAACCTTTAAATTATTAAGTCATATACTAATTATATTATTAATTAGGTTACTAACTAGATTACTAAATTATATACTAACTAGATTACATCGGTAATATAATACTAAGTACTTTGTCACCTAAAAACGGCGTTATGATGTAGGATAATGCAATTGGCACTAATAAAGGCAATTCAGGCGTTGCCCAAACATATTGCGTATCTTTGTACTTTGACAAATCATAATTTTTATCATCATTTACTGAAGGTATTAGTTTAACATCTTTTCCTTTTCCCAATACTACTTTGTTTCCTTTTTTAGCTTCTGCTACGGTTATGTATTCACCGACGAACATTAAAACGTATTCTTTCAATTTTTTAGGTTTTACACCGTTTGAAAGGTTTTTAAAGAACAAATATATTGGTAATACAATCATTAATATGACACCGTTGAAGAAAACCAACAATGGGAACCATGGTATATATTCCATAGTATATAGTGGCTGAAGTGAAGAATATACTGGAAATGCGTAGCTTGGAATTAATGCGCCCATCCCCATTAATATTTTACCATCCGCACCACCGATGCCTAATACAAACATTAAATAACCAATTATAAAGCATATTATAAACCCAGATATTGAAGAGAATATGGGCATGAAGTTGCCTGTCGTGAATGATAAGTATGCGGATAAAATCAATCCTATAACTGCCATTCCTATCCAAATATAATTTTCTATCTCTCGGGATTTGATATCCTGTATAGAAGCAATTAATAATCCCAAAAGTCCTATTGCGTATGCTATCAAGTTATCACTTTTTAAATTTTTATTTTATATTATTTTATAATTTTATATTATATCATATAATTATTGTTTTATAGTTTATTTGGATTATCTAATATTTATTATTAATATATTACAAATTTGGAAATATAGCAACTTTTTAGGATTATTAGCGAAAGTAATATATAGGAAGATACATATTTTACATTCGAATGTATTTATTGGTGCACATTATTAAATTTTTTTAAAAAATTAGAATTGAAATTATAACCCTAACGTTAGAATTCTAAATATATTAATAAATATTAATAGTAATGGCAAATCTCAAAATTCAAAATACTAAATATATTCACCGAGTTAATATAAACTATTAAATAGTTAAACGTATATTCAAATATATGAATAAACATAATAGTTTTATAAGTAATTAATTATAAAATTTTTATATTAATTCGTATGGGCAAATATGAAATAAAATACTATAGATATGAAAAATATGTAGCATAATCCATAAACATAACCATAACAACTTATCAAATTATATCAATCTCACAAAATATCAACTACTAGGTATAATTTAAAAAGGTGATAATTTGAAATATACTCCTAATGATTTAATATCCCACTACATTTATTTGATACATTTGGAATTAAACATTTTAAACAATAGTTTATTAAAAGATTGCGAAATTACATCTTCACAATTTAGAGTATTATCTTGCTTATGGGTAAAAGACGGTTTAACACAGTCTGAAATACATGAATACTTGGGCATAAAACCATCTTCAATTTCAGGATTAATCGACTGTCTTGAGAAAAAAGGTTTCCTCAAAAGAGTTGTTGATAAAGAAGATGCAAGGATAAACAGAATTTACTTAACTGAAAAAAGTGCTGAATTCAAAGAATGCTGTTGGGAAAAAGCTATTGGATTAAACAATGATATTTTAGAAGGCTTCAGTGAACAGGAAAAAGAAGAAGTTAAAAAAATACTTGTGAAATTATATGATAACGTTCATAATAGATTACTTAACCATAACAAGTAATAAATCAGATTAAAATATAAAATAAAAACTATTTTCTATTTTTTTAAAATAAATTAAAAAATAAAATAAAATAAAATATTATTTAAAATAAATTTATATATTTAAAATTAAAGTAATGATTTTTCAATACCGTTTTCTGTAATCATAACTGTTGCACAGGTTACAGGATTCTCGAAATATTCGTGCTCCATAATGTTTTTAGAGATTTCTTCAGCGGTTTTTACATCTACTGCTATTTTTTGGTGACTTGTTATCTTACAAGCTTCATAAACACTTAAATAGTAAGCGTTACCTTCTTCTAAATCTACTTTTTTAATTCTAATATCGTCTTTTGCCACATATGCCATGTAAGCTTCTTCTTTGTTTAAAACTACGGATATTCTTGGCGTATTGTAATCGTCCTTTTCGTAATCCATTCCTATCATGGACAATGAGAGTGCATCCCTTATTGGTAAGCCCAATTTAATTTTATCTGCAATAATATCAGTTTGCGAACCATTTGTAGCTACGATTGTATCCATACCGTTTTTTTCATCGTTTACTATTTTAACACAATTATAAGTAATATAAGTATTTCTGAATATTTCTTCCAAATCTTTAGGGATTATTGCTATTGTATTTTCGTCCATTTCCTTTGAAACTCTGTTTGGGAAACTTCTACTTGATACCCTGTAGGTTACAAAAGGATTACCCTCTTCTGTTTTACCCAATATTAAAAATCTTCCAAGATACATTATAAATCACCAATTAATTAAATAATTTCTTTTTATATTATATTATTATTTTTCCACGTTAATATTTTATTATTTTATTTTTAGTATTTTAATATTTTTTATTCTATTATATTTATTGCACCTATTGTACAGTAATCCATACAAATGTGACATTCTATACACTTTTCGGTATCAATTGTAGCGTTACCGAGTGCAGTTATTGCCTCTTGCTCACAAAATGGAACACAAGCCCCACAACCCACACAATTATCCCCAATTTCTAAAGAAAAGTCTTTATCGGTATTTTTATTGGTATTATTATTATTATTATTATTATTATTATTATTTTCACTTATATTTCCAAATTTATCATTTGCTGTTGACATAATTTACCCTATTAATTTTAAAAAATGCAAATTTGATTTTATCTCATTTTATTTCATGTTAATTGATTAATAATTAATTACCATAAGTAATTACTAATGTACATTAATATATACTATGTGTTATTTTATTAAATATTATTTATAATTATTATCTATAATTATTCTATAATTATACCATACACTTCTTATCATACGGCGATATTATGAATGAAATTACAAACGAAAACGAAATAGTTAAAAAAAATAAATTTAAAATCAATGGCGAAACATTTGTAATACTTGGAATTAAGGATGCAACTATTAATAATGATGTATTTCAATTAAACAAGAAATTTGAATTTCAAATGTTAAATGCGGATTGTATAGCTACTATTGAACATATTAAACATAGTATATTGCAAACTATGACTAAAAAAAATATTTCAAATAATTTTTGGGTGGAGATATTAGTGAGGGCTTCCGCCACTCGGCAAATATCAACAGCTATTAAATTATTGGGTGCAAAGTCCGGCAATGTATGCCTCATCTGTAAAGATGAAGAAACTGCAGAAGTTATTATCGATAAAATTGGCGGAAATATTCAAAAAGATGTTGTAGAATTTTTAAATGTTTCTGACAATGTTAACGACGAAAAATTCAAAAACATAGTTAGTATATACGGCTTAAAAAACGTTTATACAGTTGATGACTTGATTAAAAGAGTTATTGAAGAAATAGCTATTGTAGAGTGTAAAGTTTAGGTATAGGGGATATGCTGAATATATTTGATATATTGATATATTAAATGAAATTTTAAATGAAATTTTAAATGAAATTTTAAATTTAAATATCTTAATATATGGTACATATTTATATATAACTATACAAATTTAGATATAATATACTAAGACTTATGATATTTTAATTATATTTTAATTATATTTTAATTATATTTTAATTATGTGTTAATCTTAGAAATTAACTGAGGGACATTATGATTATTTTTAAAAAAATTGATGATTTAAATGAAGAAGAACTTCAAAAAATAATGGATAGAAATAAGACCAATATGGACAATATATTGCCAATAGTGGGCGATATCCTCAAAAATGTTAGGGAAAATAAAGATTCTGCATTGAAAGAATATACAAAAAAGTTCGATGGTGTAGATATCGAGAATTTTAGAGTTACAAAAGAAGAAATTGAAACTGCGTATGAAAATGTAGATTCTAAAGTCGTATGTAGTTTAGAACAAGCTCACGAAAATATTTACGAGTTCCACAAAGCTCAATTTGATAATTTAAAAGAATGGGCTTTAGAAAAAGATGGAATCAGTACGGGACAAATCATAAGACCTATTGAAAAAGCAGGTTGTTATGTTCCAGGTGGTAAAGCTTTCTATCCATCATCTGTATTAATGACCACAATTCCTGCAAAAGTTGCAGGTGTTAAAGAAGTTGTTGTAACGTCCCCCCCAAATGGAACCGAGGGTAATTACGCAACCTTAGTGGCTTCCGATATTTGTAAGGTAGATAGCATCTTTAAACTAGGGGGTGCTCAAGCAATTGCAAGTTTAGCATACGGTACTGAAAGCATTCCTAAAGTTGATATTATCGTAGGTCCGGGTAACATATTTGTGACAACGGCTAAAAAATTAGTTTACGGTGAAGTAGCAATTGATTTCCCAGCGGGACCATCAGAAGTCTTAATAATTTGTGACGAAGAAACAAATGCGGATTATGTAGCCCTTGATTTCTTAGCACAAGCTGAACACGACCCTAATGCGTCTTGTGTGATTACAACCACTTCAGAAGATAAAGCGGTTGAAATCAAGAACAGAATAATTGAAACTGCACAGAATGCTAAGAGAAAGGAAATAATAATAAAAGCTTTGGAAAATTCCGCAATAGTTTACGGTAGTTTAGACCAGTGTATCGACTTATCAAATGAATATGCTCCGGAACACCTTGAAATAATGACTAAAAATCCAAGGGAAGTTTTAAAATACATCAATAATGCAGGAAGCATATTTTTGGGTCACTATGCACCAGTGCCTGTTGGAGATTATGCAAGCGGTACAAATCACGTTTTACCAACTTCAGGATGTGCAAAAATGTACTCTGGACTTAGCGTAGAAACGTTTATTAAAAAGCCTACAGTTCAAGAATTAACTAGAGATGGATTAAAAAGTATTGCAGATATTGTAACTACCATTGCGGAAGCAGAAGGTCTATACAACCACGCTGAAGCAGTTAAAGGTAGATTACAATAGATGCAAGAATTAACTACATACCAATCTATAAATA encodes:
- a CDS encoding phosphoadenosine phosphosulfate reductase family protein; this translates as MENTGKPLNTKNLKFTQWTIEKRNLHDLNELKSNILKNLENSDLLDKKALLMLSGGKDSATALALCKELNINVDLCIHYVHNWSWDISKNEAEKLAKKYKVPIIFPDITEKLSKKIRGAKGKSICRICKDIMKIRAVEYANENGFDIIITGDTALEKISGPILDDLRAKNPNSEDKEFYHKMELSKIPRRYDTYFLRPLLRLSQNDVMAIHEHYDINVQRVHEVGDKIGHWREGCCLKYCDPEEKITTDLFDEVFHLNKYLTEVARENNIRASVLLPSKDILVLPKTKSNVKIVLDAINDFYASRSRSISTNETSIPSKNGDENENKSKDENKNETLTLDNFNYSRWQGW
- a CDS encoding DUF2798 domain-containing protein: MIFGLFMSVLMAFGMSLVMTASVLGFNEALLRAWPSKFLIGIVVAIPYSFIAGPIAKIITSKIVETPSEDE
- a CDS encoding methanogenesis marker 17 protein — protein: MAKINVECTDPEGKEIYDRIIQTNLEDLVLGKSILQVTMICNLEEPYFIIGALPKSTSRAISLRDIAEIAEEIKEDDKVIKKLIIIDETYAPKLLEKINVIDQPSRLEVVTDSDIELNTKVYDAKDEFIDKVLDFMNRVFPEGMRVRQTLHGKSIVMVASEKPIAPEWLKEANDLKETLENQ
- a CDS encoding PH domain-containing protein, yielding MTNVVKLGFFGKDNKGNENPFFKEFLLDGEEILCSFKGLRDELVFTPSRIIMMNAQGLTGKKKEFRFFQYSKINSYAIQNSGTFDLDSEIKLVIGSVEYEFGLGKGVDVISIGKLMSGLIQ
- the surE gene encoding 5'/3'-nucleotidase SurE: MDKIDILLVNDDGIQSNGLLELKNSLESNFDANVTVVAPSNQQSGIGRAISLFEPLRITKVKLPDCTEGFAVSGTPTDCVVLGIFKILDRIPDYVISGINIGENLGTEITTSGTLGAAFEGAHHGAKSIACSLQVKTDDIKFNEGHAPVEFKNSAKILSNVLKKSIDGNVFDSGCDVLNVNVPHEADAQTPWEITTLAKKMYTTHIDQRKDPRGRDYYWIDGSPVYDEEEGTDVHAVRNKNNVSITPLTLDTTLKNLELFKKEYSDKLI
- a CDS encoding Rpp14/Pop5 family protein, with product MLKTLPPTLREKKRYLAFEILHKEELSNDDVIGIIRSSIIEYCGFKECATANPWLIDYSNGMGILRVERTQVDNVKASLIMVSHYKRNPINIRVMGVSNSIKNIRKKFLHVPHEPYYKIIQRKKREYQNKLKKQ
- the flaK gene encoding preflagellin peptidase FlaK is translated as MIAYAIGLLGLLIASIQDIKSREIENYIWIGMAVIGLILSAYLSFTTGNFMPIFSSISGFIICFIIGYLMFVLGIGGADGKILMGMGALIPSYAFPVYSSLQPLYTMEYIPWFPLLVFFNGVILMIVLPIYLFFKNLSNGVKPKKLKEYVLMFVGEYITVAEAKKGNKVVLGKGKDVKLIPSVNDDKNYDLSKYKDTQYVWATPELPLLVPIALSYIITPFLGDKVLSIILPM
- a CDS encoding MarR family winged helix-turn-helix transcriptional regulator, with the protein product MKYTPNDLISHYIYLIHLELNILNNSLLKDCEITSSQFRVLSCLWVKDGLTQSEIHEYLGIKPSSISGLIDCLEKKGFLKRVVDKEDARINRIYLTEKSAEFKECCWEKAIGLNNDILEGFSEQEKEEVKKILVKLYDNVHNRLLNHNK
- a CDS encoding IMP cyclohydrolase gives rise to the protein MYLGRFLILGKTEEGNPFVTYRVSSRSFPNRVSKEMDENTIAIIPKDLEEIFRNTYITYNCVKIVNDEKNGMDTIVATNGSQTDIIADKIKLGLPIRDALSLSMIGMDYEKDDYNTPRISVVLNKEEAYMAYVAKDDIRIKKVDLEEGNAYYLSVYEACKITSHQKIAVDVKTAEEISKNIMEHEYFENPVTCATVMITENGIEKSLL
- a CDS encoding DUF362 domain-containing protein encodes the protein MSTANDKFGNISENNNNNNNNNNNTNKNTDKDFSLEIGDNCVGCGACVPFCEQEAITALGNATIDTEKCIECHICMDYCTIGAINIIE
- the cgi121 gene encoding KEOPS complex subunit Cgi121, coding for MNEITNENEIVKKNKFKINGETFVILGIKDATINNDVFQLNKKFEFQMLNADCIATIEHIKHSILQTMTKKNISNNFWVEILVRASATRQISTAIKLLGAKSGNVCLICKDEETAEVIIDKIGGNIQKDVVEFLNVSDNVNDEKFKNIVSIYGLKNVYTVDDLIKRVIEEIAIVECKV
- the hisD gene encoding histidinol dehydrogenase, which produces MIFKKIDDLNEEELQKIMDRNKTNMDNILPIVGDILKNVRENKDSALKEYTKKFDGVDIENFRVTKEEIETAYENVDSKVVCSLEQAHENIYEFHKAQFDNLKEWALEKDGISTGQIIRPIEKAGCYVPGGKAFYPSSVLMTTIPAKVAGVKEVVVTSPPNGTEGNYATLVASDICKVDSIFKLGGAQAIASLAYGTESIPKVDIIVGPGNIFVTTAKKLVYGEVAIDFPAGPSEVLIICDEETNADYVALDFLAQAEHDPNASCVITTTSEDKAVEIKNRIIETAQNAKRKEIIIKALENSAIVYGSLDQCIDLSNEYAPEHLEIMTKNPREVLKYINNAGSIFLGHYAPVPVGDYASGTNHVLPTSGCAKMYSGLSVETFIKKPTVQELTRDGLKSIADIVTTIAEAEGLYNHAEAVKGRLQ